A stretch of the Halorussus salinus genome encodes the following:
- a CDS encoding 30S ribosomal protein S12 — translation MANGKYAARKLRKDRQNHRWSDSDYARRERGLGEKSDPLEGAPQGRGIVLEKVGIEAKQPNSAIRKCVRVQLIKNGKQVTAFCPGDGAISFIDEHDEVTIAGIGGAKGRAMGDLSGVNYKVEKVNGVSLEELVRGNAEKPVR, via the coding sequence ATGGCGAACGGTAAATACGCGGCTCGTAAGCTGAGGAAGGACCGCCAGAACCACCGGTGGTCCGACTCCGATTACGCCCGACGCGAGCGCGGTCTCGGGGAGAAGTCCGACCCCCTCGAAGGCGCGCCGCAGGGCCGAGGTATCGTGCTGGAGAAAGTGGGCATCGAAGCGAAACAGCCCAACTCCGCGATTCGGAAGTGCGTCCGAGTCCAGCTTATCAAGAACGGTAAGCAGGTCACCGCCTTCTGTCCCGGCGACGGTGCCATCTCGTTCATCGACGAACACGACGAGGTCACCATCGCGGGCATCGGCGGCGCGAAGGGTCGCGCGATGGGCGACCTCTCGGGCGTCAACTACAAGGTAGAGAAAGTCAACGGCGTGAGCCTCGAAGAACTGGTTCGCGGAAACGCAGAGAAGCCGGTGCGATAA
- a CDS encoding 30S ribosomal protein S7 has translation MAAEDQPEPDKPAGTDEEGTAVAELFGEWDITNIEYEDPSTERYITVTPVAHTMGRHASKQFQKSEVSIVERLINRLMQTEENTGKKQKAMQITRDAFQKIHDRTDENPVQVLVTAVENAAPREETVRLKYGGISVPKAVDVAPQRRVDQALKYIAEGVQSSSFKTSTDASEALASQLVGAANYDVQTYAINQKEEKERVAAAAR, from the coding sequence ATGGCAGCAGAAGACCAGCCCGAACCCGACAAACCTGCGGGCACGGACGAAGAGGGAACGGCCGTCGCGGAACTGTTCGGCGAGTGGGACATCACCAACATCGAGTACGAGGACCCCTCGACCGAACGCTACATCACGGTCACGCCGGTCGCACACACGATGGGTCGCCACGCCTCCAAGCAGTTCCAGAAGAGCGAGGTGTCCATCGTCGAGCGTCTCATCAACCGCCTGATGCAGACCGAGGAGAACACCGGCAAGAAGCAGAAGGCGATGCAGATTACGCGCGATGCGTTCCAGAAGATTCACGACCGCACCGACGAGAACCCGGTACAGGTTCTGGTCACCGCCGTCGAGAACGCCGCCCCGCGCGAGGAGACCGTCCGCCTGAAGTACGGTGGCATCTCGGTCCCGAAGGCAGTGGACGTGGCCCCCCAGCGCCGCGTCGACCAAGCCCTGAAGTACATCGCGGAGGGCGTCCAGAGTTCGTCGTTCAAGACTTCGACCGACGCCTCCGAGGCGCTGGCCAGCCAACTCGTCGGCGCGGCCAACTACGACGTGCAGACCTACGCTATCAACCAGAAAGAAGAGAAAGAGCGCGTCGCGGCCGCGGCCCGCTAA
- a CDS encoding PQQ-dependent sugar dehydrogenase, whose translation MDADAPRRSRRARSNGRTGRTRRELLAAAGAAGVAGLAGCGKLARGDSRPEYELNHTAAEWSRYDPEWESSHETPRTSPLDASVTPEVLVENLEIPWDLAFAPNGELFLTERTGRVRRFDGDGLETVATPDAVIDAEAMAPGPDDQPHWETWFLEGGEGGMLGVAVHPKYPTAPYLFVYFTAETDDGKVNRVVRYDVTADDPASTGRVVVDGIPAGGVHNGGRVAFGPDNYLWVTTGDAGRGDLAQDTSSLAGKVLRVNAVGDPAPDNPDLPGDETDARVYTYGHRNPQCITWLPDATPVVTEHGPDGHDEVSLLVPGENYGWPEARTREEYAGTDYRRPLVNTPESWGPAGGVFYTGEAIPAWRNRLVFGSLIGQRVNVVTLADEARTLPAVGDERGMAFDADWLDSQYAATAHWTLTDVLGRVRHVEQGPDGLLYAVTSNRDGRPKGDRFPRQRDDVLVRLTPGERE comes from the coding sequence ATGGACGCCGATGCTCCCCGACGGTCCCGTCGGGCGCGGTCGAACGGACGGACCGGGCGGACCCGACGCGAACTCCTCGCGGCCGCCGGTGCCGCCGGAGTCGCCGGACTCGCTGGCTGTGGCAAACTCGCCCGAGGAGATTCGCGGCCCGAGTACGAACTGAACCACACCGCCGCCGAGTGGTCGCGCTACGACCCCGAGTGGGAGTCCTCACACGAGACACCTCGGACCTCGCCCCTTGATGCGTCGGTGACGCCCGAGGTGTTGGTCGAGAATCTGGAGATTCCGTGGGACCTCGCGTTCGCGCCGAACGGCGAACTGTTCCTGACCGAGCGCACGGGCCGCGTCCGGCGGTTCGACGGCGACGGACTCGAAACGGTCGCGACCCCCGACGCGGTCATCGACGCCGAGGCGATGGCTCCCGGTCCCGACGACCAACCTCACTGGGAGACGTGGTTCCTCGAGGGCGGCGAGGGCGGGATGCTCGGCGTCGCCGTCCACCCGAAGTACCCGACCGCGCCGTACCTCTTCGTCTACTTCACCGCCGAGACCGACGACGGGAAAGTAAACCGCGTGGTCAGGTACGACGTGACCGCCGACGACCCCGCCAGCACCGGCCGGGTGGTCGTGGACGGGATTCCGGCGGGCGGCGTCCACAACGGCGGACGCGTCGCGTTCGGTCCCGACAACTACCTCTGGGTTACGACTGGCGACGCCGGGCGCGGCGACCTCGCCCAAGACACCTCGTCGCTGGCGGGGAAAGTTCTCCGCGTGAACGCGGTCGGCGACCCCGCGCCGGACAACCCCGACCTACCCGGCGACGAGACCGACGCGCGAGTCTACACCTACGGCCACCGTAACCCCCAGTGCATCACGTGGCTCCCGGACGCGACCCCGGTCGTCACCGAACACGGCCCGGACGGCCACGACGAGGTAAGTCTCCTCGTCCCCGGCGAGAACTACGGGTGGCCCGAGGCCCGGACGCGCGAGGAGTACGCCGGGACCGACTACCGCCGCCCGCTGGTCAACACGCCCGAGTCGTGGGGTCCCGCTGGCGGCGTCTTCTACACCGGCGAGGCGATTCCGGCGTGGCGAAACCGACTGGTCTTCGGGTCGCTCATCGGCCAGCGGGTCAACGTCGTCACGCTCGCCGACGAGGCCCGGACTCTCCCGGCAGTCGGCGACGAACGCGGGATGGCCTTCGACGCCGACTGGCTGGACTCGCAGTACGCCGCGACCGCCCACTGGACGCTGACCGACGTGCTGGGTCGCGTGCGCCACGTCGAACAGGGACCCGACGGTCTCCTCTACGCCGTCACCTCGAACCGCGACGGCAGGCCGAAGGGCGACCGGTTCCCCCGCCAGCGCGACGACGTGCTGGTCAGACTGACGCCGGGCGAGCGCGAGTGA
- a CDS encoding ABC transporter permease yields the protein MSRPTVTDAELADADGGRSGLARRDWAFLVVLALLVAAFLADWRGVYPADRLVFGANLKGLDWLSLYAADVLGFYVCLPLATDRERTVGYLRRIRENRLATASLGLLVAFLLVGLVGPLVFRPDQAVFGQTGGYGVPIGQPPVGVEVLRSGYCLGPRVDGFCHGTWKHPLGTTPGGKDVFGMIVAGSRVALQISAVCVALVVPLATAVGTVAATYGGRVDEVLMRYVDLQQSIPAFFVIILAQQALGFVNETYGGSLLLIVLVFGLLNWGGVARIVRSEALQLQEQVYVQAARSAGASTFEVARKHVVPNTLNAVFTALTVQIGWLLLLEASLSFLGIGSASHPSWGYVLTTSVRNDFFPTFYWWGALFPTLALGAVVVAFQTLGDALRDVTDPRAE from the coding sequence ATGAGCCGACCGACCGTGACCGACGCGGAACTCGCCGACGCCGACGGCGGGCGGTCAGGACTCGCCCGGCGCGACTGGGCGTTCCTCGTGGTTCTCGCCCTCCTCGTCGCGGCCTTCCTCGCGGACTGGCGCGGCGTCTATCCGGCCGACCGACTCGTCTTCGGAGCGAACCTGAAGGGACTCGACTGGCTGTCGCTGTACGCCGCCGACGTGCTGGGCTTTTACGTCTGCCTCCCGCTGGCGACCGACCGCGAGCGGACCGTCGGCTACCTCCGACGCATCCGGGAGAATCGACTGGCGACCGCGAGTCTCGGTCTCCTCGTCGCGTTCTTGCTTGTCGGACTCGTCGGCCCGCTCGTCTTCCGACCGGACCAAGCCGTCTTCGGCCAGACCGGCGGGTACGGCGTGCCCATCGGCCAGCCGCCGGTCGGGGTCGAAGTACTCCGGAGCGGCTACTGCCTCGGCCCGAGAGTGGACGGGTTCTGTCACGGGACGTGGAAACACCCGCTCGGGACGACCCCCGGCGGCAAGGACGTGTTCGGGATGATAGTCGCCGGGTCGCGGGTCGCGCTCCAGATTTCGGCGGTCTGCGTCGCCTTGGTCGTCCCGCTGGCGACGGCGGTCGGCACCGTCGCCGCGACTTACGGCGGGCGAGTGGACGAGGTTCTGATGCGGTACGTGGACCTCCAGCAGTCGATTCCCGCGTTCTTCGTCATCATCCTCGCCCAGCAGGCGCTCGGGTTCGTCAACGAGACCTACGGCGGGAGCCTGTTGCTCATCGTCCTCGTGTTCGGCCTGCTGAACTGGGGCGGCGTCGCGCGCATCGTTCGGTCCGAGGCGCTCCAGTTGCAGGAACAGGTGTACGTGCAGGCCGCCCGGAGCGCGGGCGCGAGTACCTTCGAGGTCGCCCGCAAGCACGTCGTGCCGAACACGCTCAACGCGGTGTTCACCGCGTTGACGGTCCAAATCGGGTGGCTCCTCCTGTTGGAAGCCTCGCTATCGTTCCTCGGCATCGGGTCGGCGAGCCACCCCTCGTGGGGGTACGTGCTGACGACCAGCGTGCGAAACGACTTCTTCCCGACGTTCTACTGGTGGGGCGCGCTGTTCCCCACGCTCGCGCTCGGCGCAGTCGTCGTCGCGTTCCAGACGCTCGGCGACGCGCTCCGTGACGTGACCGACCCGCGAGCGGAGTGA
- a CDS encoding ABC transporter permease: MLVNRRRYLVYRLAWTVVGAWGALTAIFLAYALTPDPGQYTLSGGSEAYRAARNYDEPLLDRYLSWVESLVTLDLGSTVRGEPIAGVLADASTVTLLYLVPAVVLAVAIGVGVGTYVAMNPESRLLRAVKGASYLGFAVPTFVAAEALFIFAEEGLRWYNFSYEPEMAVFTGRNLGALVLPGLVLTVNLLAVQLRYAQSESVEILQADFVRTLRATGADTTDFARHVLKNAASSLLSLFFSELVGVMFVVVVVVEVIFGIPGFGTLLYEGIENRDAGVLLATTIFPILLVLLGNLLQDVAYAYIDPRVEAER, translated from the coding sequence ATGCTCGTGAATAGGCGACGGTATCTCGTCTACCGACTAGCGTGGACGGTCGTCGGCGCGTGGGGCGCGCTCACGGCTATCTTCCTCGCGTACGCGCTCACGCCCGACCCCGGCCAGTACACGCTCAGCGGCGGGAGCGAGGCCTACCGGGCGGCGCGCAACTACGACGAACCGCTCTTGGACCGCTATCTCTCGTGGGTGGAGAGTCTGGTGACCCTCGACCTCGGTTCGACCGTCCGAGGCGAACCCATCGCTGGCGTCCTCGCCGACGCGAGTACGGTGACGCTCCTGTATCTCGTCCCGGCCGTCGTTCTGGCGGTCGCTATCGGCGTCGGCGTCGGGACCTACGTGGCGATGAATCCCGAGAGCCGACTCCTCCGGGCGGTCAAGGGTGCGTCGTATCTGGGCTTCGCCGTGCCGACGTTCGTCGCGGCGGAGGCGCTGTTCATCTTCGCCGAGGAGGGCCTGCGGTGGTACAACTTCAGCTACGAACCCGAGATGGCGGTGTTCACGGGACGGAACCTCGGGGCCTTGGTCCTGCCGGGACTGGTCCTCACGGTCAACCTGCTGGCGGTCCAGTTGCGCTACGCCCAGTCGGAGTCGGTCGAAATCCTACAGGCGGACTTCGTACGGACGCTCCGGGCGACCGGCGCGGACACGACCGACTTCGCGCGCCACGTCTTGAAGAACGCCGCCTCGTCGCTACTGTCGCTGTTTTTCTCCGAACTCGTCGGCGTGATGTTCGTCGTGGTCGTGGTCGTGGAGGTCATCTTCGGGATTCCGGGCTTCGGGACGCTCCTGTACGAGGGCATCGAGAACCGCGACGCCGGGGTCCTCCTCGCGACGACTATCTTCCCCATCCTGCTGGTGCTGTTGGGCAACCTCCTGCAGGACGTGGCCTACGCCTACATCGACCCGCGCGTGGAGGCGGAGAGATGA
- a CDS encoding cupin domain-containing protein, protein MSYSKVDSRDVEPIAEGMRFLRDPLDCEKLGVTILDADPGWTGKEHDHAEEGHEEVYVLLEGSATVTVDGEEVALESGEALRIPAGATRQIHNGDTESRFVLVGASGDE, encoded by the coding sequence ATGTCTTACAGTAAGGTCGATTCGCGCGACGTAGAACCGATAGCCGAGGGGATGCGCTTTCTCCGCGACCCGCTGGACTGCGAGAAGTTGGGCGTGACGATACTCGACGCCGACCCCGGCTGGACCGGCAAGGAACACGACCACGCCGAGGAGGGCCACGAAGAGGTCTACGTCCTCCTCGAGGGGTCGGCCACCGTCACGGTAGACGGCGAGGAGGTGGCACTGGAGTCGGGCGAGGCCCTCCGGATTCCCGCCGGGGCGACCCGCCAGATTCACAACGGCGACACCGAGAGCCGGTTCGTGCTGGTCGGAGCGTCCGGCGACGAGTGA
- a CDS encoding DUF5781 family protein — MEVHVHGPGPAAPFLRARDIFETEHDLDSPVHVHVRENPDERTWTSHPDDHVLNISRQAATSAMAPELALHEFAHMARHEEAHPSHTQSTEEVLFLALSGKSVERRLVAHCYQIANHMKDIYADDITLRVGPTDKLVSFLESELAAAVADRPGDARDGQTGGRDGLRITSTADPEITAVNAAFALALVERHDLVDSDHRLYDLAHAAANDAPEVSLSAFKHRFKSLGPDPDESEYRRSLVEATREYAVGGGEKAAD; from the coding sequence ATGGAGGTTCACGTCCACGGTCCCGGTCCGGCCGCGCCCTTCCTCCGCGCCCGCGACATCTTCGAGACCGAACACGACCTCGACTCGCCAGTTCACGTCCACGTCCGGGAGAACCCCGACGAACGGACGTGGACTTCACACCCCGACGACCACGTCTTGAACATCTCCCGGCAGGCCGCGACCAGCGCGATGGCCCCGGAACTCGCGCTCCACGAGTTCGCGCACATGGCTCGCCACGAGGAGGCCCACCCGTCCCACACCCAATCGACCGAGGAGGTTCTGTTCCTCGCGCTGTCGGGCAAGTCGGTCGAGCGCAGGCTAGTCGCTCACTGCTACCAGATAGCCAACCACATGAAGGACATCTACGCCGACGACATCACGTTGCGGGTCGGCCCGACCGACAAACTGGTCTCGTTCCTCGAATCCGAACTCGCCGCGGCGGTCGCCGACCGGCCCGGAGACGCCCGAGACGGCCAGACGGGCGGTCGGGACGGACTCCGCATCACCAGCACGGCCGACCCCGAGATTACGGCGGTCAACGCCGCGTTCGCGCTCGCGCTGGTCGAGCGCCACGACCTCGTGGACTCGGACCACCGACTCTACGACCTCGCGCACGCGGCCGCGAACGACGCCCCCGAGGTCAGCCTCTCGGCGTTCAAACACCGGTTCAAGTCGCTCGGGCCGGACCCCGACGAGAGCGAGTACCGGCGCTCGCTGGTCGAGGCGACCCGCGAGTACGCGGTCGGCGGCGGGGAGAAAGCGGCAGATTAG
- a CDS encoding elongation factor EF-2 yields MGRRKKIVEQCERLMDKPENIRNIAIAAHVDHGKTTLTDNLLAGAGMIADQGEATQLMMDTEEDEQERGITIDAANVSMTHEYEDTNHLINLIDTPGHVDFGGDVTRAMRAVDGALVVVDAVEGAMPQTETVLRQALREGVKPTLFINKVDRLISELQEGPEEMQRRLLNVIDDVNELIRGMTEDMDDVDDWTVSVEDGTVGFGSALYKWGVSMPSMQRTGMDFGDIMDLERADKRQELHERTPLSDVVLDMVCEHFPNPIDAQPRRIPRVWRGDDESDLAEGMRLVDEDGEVVLMVTDIGIDPHAGEIAAGRVFSGTLEKGQELYVSGTAGKNRVQSVGIYMGGEREEVERVPAGNIAAVTGLKDAIAGSTVSSVEMTPFESIEHISEPVITKSVEAKNMDDLPKLIETLRQVSKEDPTIQIEINEDTGEHLISGQGELHLEVITQRIERNQGIPVNTGEPIVVFREAIREPTQVIEGISPNRHNRFYLEARPLSEEITEKIKLGDVSMDMPEQERREALQEAGMDKDLSQNVEHIHGTNILIDDTKGIQHLNETMELVIEGLEEALDDGPLAGEPVQGTLLRLEDAKLHEDTIHRGPAQVIPAVRNAVHNALVQGKVALMEPMQDVRIDVPNEYMGAASGEIQGRRGRVDDMYQEGDLMVVEGIAPVDEMIGFSSDIRSATEGRASWNTENAGFEVMADNLQTETIMEIRERKGMKLELPEAIDYF; encoded by the coding sequence ATGGGAAGACGAAAGAAGATCGTCGAACAGTGCGAGCGACTGATGGACAAACCGGAGAACATCCGGAACATCGCTATCGCCGCACACGTCGACCACGGTAAGACCACGCTGACCGACAACCTCCTCGCTGGTGCAGGCATGATCGCCGACCAAGGCGAAGCCACCCAGCTCATGATGGACACCGAGGAGGACGAGCAGGAACGCGGTATCACCATCGACGCCGCGAACGTCTCCATGACTCACGAGTACGAGGACACCAACCACCTCATCAACCTCATCGACACGCCGGGCCACGTCGACTTCGGTGGCGACGTGACCCGAGCGATGCGCGCCGTCGACGGCGCGCTCGTGGTCGTGGACGCGGTCGAGGGCGCGATGCCCCAGACCGAGACCGTCCTGCGACAGGCGCTCCGCGAGGGCGTCAAGCCGACCCTCTTCATCAACAAGGTCGACCGACTCATCTCCGAGCTTCAGGAAGGTCCCGAGGAGATGCAGCGTCGTCTCCTCAACGTCATCGACGACGTGAACGAGCTGATTCGCGGCATGACCGAAGACATGGACGACGTTGACGACTGGACCGTCTCCGTCGAAGACGGCACCGTCGGCTTCGGTTCCGCTCTCTACAAGTGGGGCGTCTCGATGCCCTCGATGCAGCGCACCGGCATGGACTTCGGCGACATCATGGACCTCGAACGCGCCGACAAGCGCCAAGAGCTCCACGAGCGGACGCCGCTCTCGGACGTTGTGCTCGACATGGTCTGTGAGCACTTCCCGAACCCTATCGACGCCCAGCCCCGTCGTATCCCGCGCGTCTGGCGCGGTGACGACGAGTCCGACCTCGCCGAGGGGATGCGTCTGGTAGACGAGGACGGCGAAGTCGTCCTGATGGTCACCGACATCGGTATCGACCCCCACGCTGGCGAGATCGCCGCGGGCCGCGTCTTCTCCGGCACGCTGGAGAAGGGCCAAGAACTCTACGTCTCCGGGACTGCGGGCAAGAACCGCGTCCAGAGCGTCGGGATCTACATGGGCGGCGAGCGCGAGGAGGTCGAGCGCGTCCCGGCCGGAAACATCGCGGCCGTCACCGGCCTCAAGGACGCCATCGCCGGTTCCACGGTGTCCAGCGTCGAGATGACGCCGTTCGAGTCCATCGAACACATCTCCGAGCCGGTCATCACGAAGTCCGTCGAGGCCAAGAACATGGACGACCTGCCGAAGCTCATCGAGACGCTCCGACAGGTCTCCAAAGAGGACCCGACCATCCAGATCGAAATCAACGAGGACACCGGCGAACACCTCATCTCCGGGCAGGGTGAGCTTCACCTCGAAGTCATCACCCAGCGCATCGAGCGCAATCAGGGTATCCCGGTCAACACGGGTGAACCCATCGTCGTCTTCCGCGAAGCCATCCGGGAGCCGACCCAAGTCATCGAGGGCATCTCGCCGAACCGCCACAACCGGTTCTACCTCGAAGCCCGACCGCTCTCCGAGGAGATTACCGAGAAGATCAAGCTCGGCGACGTGTCGATGGACATGCCCGAGCAGGAGCGCCGTGAGGCGCTTCAGGAAGCGGGCATGGACAAGGACCTCTCGCAGAACGTCGAACACATCCACGGGACCAACATCCTCATCGACGACACGAAGGGTATCCAGCACCTCAACGAGACGATGGAACTCGTCATCGAGGGCCTCGAAGAGGCGCTCGACGACGGCCCGCTCGCTGGCGAACCCGTGCAGGGGACGCTCCTGCGACTCGAAGACGCCAAGCTCCACGAGGACACCATCCACCGCGGTCCCGCGCAGGTCATCCCCGCGGTCCGCAACGCGGTCCACAACGCCCTCGTGCAGGGTAAGGTCGCGCTGATGGAGCCGATGCAGGACGTGCGCATCGACGTGCCCAACGAGTACATGGGTGCCGCCTCCGGCGAGATTCAGGGTCGCCGCGGCCGCGTCGACGACATGTACCAAGAGGGCGACCTCATGGTCGTTGAGGGCATCGCGCCCGTCGACGAGATGATCGGGTTCTCCTCGGACATCCGGAGCGCCACCGAGGGCCGCGCGTCGTGGAACACCGAGAACGCAGGCTTCGAGGTCATGGCCGACAACCTCCAGACCGAGACCATCATGGAGATTCGCGAGCGCAAGGGCATGAAGCTCGAACTGCCCGAAGCTATCGACTACTTCTAA
- a CDS encoding solute carrier organic anion transporter, giving the protein MEENTNLNRRTVLQGIGAGAATTMGVSGAAAADNGLRQKEIERAVEDYRDGMLVENIFANHADVLEKTIEIDEIELPSTSVGELNVGLASDAEGDVEARNVHTSFNARRVDGEATPEIHYQLPTEGGMLNVVVLPELDDRYAIFDPEEGDLKEIEGPSIQGSCGGCPNNKECQCSYECVSCSCGYPGCPSCGACDSCSVCSPQYREVCSCNCVSCGLNCVFQCP; this is encoded by the coding sequence ATGGAAGAAAACACCAACCTTAATCGGCGAACCGTGCTTCAAGGAATCGGTGCAGGTGCGGCTACTACGATGGGAGTCTCCGGAGCGGCCGCGGCCGACAACGGTCTCCGTCAGAAGGAGATCGAGCGTGCCGTCGAGGACTATCGAGACGGCATGCTTGTGGAAAACATCTTTGCCAACCACGCGGATGTCCTCGAGAAGACCATCGAAATCGACGAGATCGAACTTCCCAGCACCTCGGTTGGCGAACTGAACGTCGGTCTGGCGTCGGACGCCGAGGGTGACGTTGAAGCGCGAAACGTTCACACGTCGTTCAACGCTCGACGCGTTGACGGCGAGGCCACGCCGGAGATTCACTACCAGCTACCGACCGAGGGCGGTATGCTCAACGTCGTCGTCCTGCCTGAACTTGACGACCGGTACGCGATCTTCGATCCGGAAGAGGGAGATCTGAAGGAGATCGAGGGGCCGAGCATCCAAGGTAGCTGTGGCGGCTGTCCGAACAACAAAGAGTGTCAGTGTAGCTACGAGTGTGTCAGCTGTTCGTGTGGCTACCCCGGTTGTCCCTCGTGTGGGGCCTGTGACAGCTGTAGCGTCTGTTCACCGCAGTATCGAGAAGTGTGCAGTTGTAACTGCGTCAGTTGCGGGCTGAACTGCGTCTTCCAGTGTCCCTAA
- a CDS encoding amino acid-binding protein gives MSDDTSATDPRAYTVRLELIDEPGELLGALEPIAANGGNLLSVFHERGSLTPRGHIPVEVDLECPPDRFDAIVSGLREAGVNVIQAGAERYGEEVTVLLVGDVIESDLSDTLSSIESKADASVSDVSLSAPGGTSEVASARLRLAAETGATSEVVGAVREIADSKELRVVEPLTELEGSA, from the coding sequence ATGAGCGACGACACGAGCGCTACCGACCCGCGGGCCTACACGGTCCGACTCGAACTAATCGACGAACCCGGCGAACTGTTGGGTGCGCTCGAACCCATCGCGGCCAACGGCGGCAACCTGCTCTCGGTGTTCCACGAGCGCGGGTCGCTCACCCCGCGGGGCCACATCCCCGTCGAGGTCGATCTGGAGTGTCCGCCCGACCGCTTCGACGCCATCGTCTCGGGACTCCGAGAAGCGGGCGTCAACGTGATTCAGGCGGGCGCGGAACGCTACGGCGAGGAGGTCACGGTGCTTCTCGTCGGCGACGTTATCGAGAGCGACCTCTCGGATACGCTCTCGTCCATCGAATCGAAGGCCGACGCCTCCGTCTCGGACGTGTCGCTGTCGGCACCCGGCGGCACCAGCGAGGTAGCGAGCGCCCGCCTCCGACTGGCGGCCGAGACCGGTGCGACTAGCGAGGTCGTCGGCGCGGTCCGCGAAATCGCTGACAGCAAGGAGTTGCGCGTGGTCGAACCCCTGACCGAACTGGAGGGTTCCGCATGA
- a CDS encoding homoserine dehydrogenase — translation MKLAVLGAGAVGRSVADLAGEYGHEITALADSSSAAVDADGIDVAAALAGKDEEGRVGSAAPEDALDAEYDVLVEATPTTLGDAEPGFGHVRAALEADRHVVLANKGPVAERYADLRELERDSDGRVRFEATVGGAIPVLSTVESYGPDTISAARGVLNGTANFVLSRMAAEGLGYEHVLAEAQDLGVAEADPSFDVNGTDAALKCVILANVLGNREYSLDDAEVEGIADLPGNALELAGEDGRTVRLIGEATPEGVRVGPRLVPENGTLAVSGTRNIVQLETDHAGRLNLSGRGAGGPETATAVLADVNRLGN, via the coding sequence ATGAAGTTGGCAGTCCTCGGCGCGGGTGCGGTCGGCCGGTCGGTCGCGGACCTCGCGGGCGAGTACGGTCACGAAATTACGGCGCTGGCCGACTCGTCCAGCGCCGCGGTGGACGCCGACGGCATCGACGTGGCGGCCGCGCTGGCCGGGAAAGACGAGGAGGGCCGCGTCGGGTCGGCCGCGCCCGAGGACGCCCTCGACGCCGAGTACGACGTGTTGGTCGAGGCGACGCCGACGACGCTCGGCGACGCCGAACCCGGATTCGGGCACGTGCGCGCGGCACTCGAAGCCGACCGCCACGTCGTGCTGGCGAACAAGGGACCGGTCGCCGAACGCTACGCCGACCTCCGGGAACTGGAGCGCGACAGCGACGGCCGGGTCCGGTTCGAGGCGACGGTTGGCGGCGCGATTCCGGTCCTCTCGACCGTCGAGAGCTACGGCCCGGACACCATCTCGGCCGCGCGCGGGGTTCTCAACGGGACCGCGAACTTCGTCCTCTCGCGGATGGCCGCCGAAGGGTTGGGCTACGAACACGTCCTCGCGGAGGCCCAAGACCTCGGCGTCGCCGAGGCCGACCCCTCCTTCGACGTGAACGGGACCGACGCGGCGCTCAAGTGCGTCATTCTGGCGAACGTCCTCGGGAATCGAGAGTACTCGCTCGACGACGCCGAGGTCGAAGGCATCGCGGACCTGCCGGGCAACGCGCTCGAACTCGCGGGCGAGGACGGTCGGACCGTCCGACTCATCGGCGAGGCGACGCCCGAGGGCGTCCGCGTCGGCCCGCGACTCGTCCCCGAGAACGGCACACTGGCGGTCTCGGGTACGCGCAACATCGTCCAACTGGAGACCGACCACGCAGGCCGACTCAACTTGAGCGGTCGGGGCGCGGGCGGTCCGGAGACCGCGACCGCGGTCCTCGCGGACGTGAACCGGCTCGGGAATTGA